The nucleotide window TTCTATCCGCAAACTGGGTCATCAAGTGCTGTACCGGATGTGTTGCCAGCCAGCCGGGTAGGGCGTTGTAACTGAAATATGCCAATCCGCCCGGGGTAAGGGTTTTGTCGATTATTCTGTATATTGCTGAGCGTACTTCCTGGTTTACCCAGGTTAGTATCCCGTGCGCCACTACATAATCGCAAGGTTCAAAAGGTTGGTCTTTTGCGGCCAGAGACACAAAGTCAGCTTCGTGAAACTCTATATTGGTCAGGCCTGTCCTTCTCACCAGGCTTCTGGCATGTGCTATCTGCTCCGGATTAAAATCCACTCCCACAAAGCGCATATGCGGGTTAGCTGCAGCCATTACGCATAAGCCTAAACCCTGTCCGCAGCCGAGTTCAAGCATTCTCTTGCTGGTATTGGGAGGCTCCGAACCCTTTAGTAATGCCACCCAGTCTAACCAGTTGGGTGCAAATTCTTTGTAGAAGCCGTAGGTGTAGGAAGTGTCTGAGTAGTAGCCGTGTTGCCATGCGGTGGTCATTGGTGGGGTCTCCTTTTATATCAAAAAAGCCCACGTGCCTTTAAGGCAGTGGGTTATTGTTTATCCAGCATCTCAGATAAAGCCCGTGCATAACCATTGCGAGCTGTCTGATAAACAGCTATTTCATTCTTCAATTCCTCGATTTTCTTATCCACAAACTGGATTGAACCTAACTGTTGCTTGGCTTCTTCTGAAAGCTGATCTGAATCGTACTCTTTCCCATCGATTGTGATTGTAGGCATGGTTGTGTCTCCTTTATTTTTACCTAATTTAAACCTTAGACCTTGACGTTTCTCTTGGTAATTCTGAATATCCTCCACCAACCCCCGCAATATCTCTTGCTCATCCCTGGCCGACAATATCTAATGTCATCAACCAGAGGATCAGGGTGTTGTTCGTTGTAAATTCAAAAGTCTTGGTTGGGTTCCAGCGTTTGGTTGCGTGGGTTTTGGAAGATATTGGTATTGGATTGGTCATTATGTCCTTTGGGGTTGTTGATCTTTAGAGTGTAATGGTTTTGCTATAAGCCTTACTCCTAAGGCTTCACATACTCGACTGATTGTTTCAAAGCGGGGCTGTGCCTTGGGTCGTAAAGCCTTGTACAATGCTTCACGGGTAATGCCTGAAGACTTAGATATCTCGCTCATGCCTTTGGAGCGAGCGATATCTCCAAGGGCGGCGGCAAGCAGGGAGGGATCATTTTCTT belongs to Desulfonatronovibrio magnus and includes:
- a CDS encoding DUF6447 family protein, whose amino-acid sequence is MPTITIDGKEYDSDQLSEEAKQQLGSIQFVDKKIEELKNEIAVYQTARNGYARALSEMLDKQ
- a CDS encoding addiction module antidote protein: MKKLHTHELPDFDASKYLDSEDAIAEYITAIIEENDPSLLAAALGDIARSKGMSEISKSSGITREALYKALRPKAQPRFETISRVCEALGVRLIAKPLHSKDQQPQRT